A region from the Panicum hallii strain FIL2 chromosome 1, PHallii_v3.1, whole genome shotgun sequence genome encodes:
- the LOC112878789 gene encoding single-stranded DNA-binding protein WHY2, mitochondrial, with translation MLRLSRFLPPASRRGFDLKEPLWSGSLTFQQAVSTSAGNLDENLSGKKFASYTVFKGKAALSIHPILPSFSKMESGGSRMNRNGSVMLTFFPAVGQRKYDYTKKQLFALSPTEVGSLISLGPADSCEFFHDPSMKSSHEGQVKKSLSITPLGSDSGYFVNITVLNNLQKTTDRLSVPITKAEFAVMRTALSFALPHIMGWDQVLTHHPAPLTSSKPRVERPHPDSEWER, from the exons ATGCTGCGGCTCTCCCGCTTCCTCCCCCCCGCCTCCAG GAGAGGTTTTGATCTAAAAGAACCTCTTTGGAGTGGTTCGTTGACATTCCAACAAGCTGTCTCAACTTCAGCAGGAAATCTTGATG AGAACCTGTCTGGTAAAAAATTTGCAAGCTATACTGTATTCAAGGGAAAGGCTGCACTTTCTATTCATCCTATACTGCCAAGTTTCAGCAAAATGGAA TCTGGAGGATCTCGGATGAACAGAAATGGATCAGTAATGTTGACATTCTTTCCTGCTGTTGGACAAAGGAAGTATGACTATACAAAGAAACAG CTTTTTGCTCTGTCACCTACTGAAGTTGGAAGCTTGATAAGTCTTGGGCCTGCTGACTCCTGTGAGTTTTTCCATGATCCGTCCATGAAATCAAG TCATGAAGGACAGGTGAAAAAATCTCTGTCGATTACTCCCCTTGGCAGTGATAGCGGTTACTTTGTTAATATAA CCGTTCTGAACAACTTGCAGAAGACTACTGATCGCCTTTCAGTCCCTATCACAAAAGCTGAGTTTGCAGTGATGCGCACAGCACTGAGT TTTGCGTTGCCACACATCATGGGCTGGGATCAGGTCTTGACGCACCATCCAGCTCCCCTAACTAGCAGCAAGCCCCGGGTGGAGCGTCCACACCCGGATTCTGAATGGGAAAGGTGA
- the LOC112872654 gene encoding protein IRREGULAR XYLEM 15-like — protein sequence MMLFYHQTQHKHTEPEEEEEMKAMAGPRLLVVHTSSNKVANAVAPTSPMSFLGWSRCLWLVIFLALFTCVSLLTVFSTARASAAAAYQATLFTVTAAAASGGGGGGGAAVAEAGLPLYVFDALVQYAAAAGNSSGCMPEPDVRAIASVLRRRAPCNMLVFGLGAETPLWRALNHGGRTVFLDENPYYVAHLEGKHPGLEAYDVAYATAVRELPDLLDAARAARAAECRPVQNLLFSECRLAINDLPNQLYDVAWDIILVDGPRGFTEGSPGRMSAIYSAAVMARTKGAETEVLVHDYEREVERACGREFLCEENRVTGTTTPSLGHFLVRGGGAANREAFCGPPAKKSN from the exons ATGATGCTCTTCTATCATCAG ACACAACACAAGCACACAGagccagaggaggaggaagaaatgaAGGCAATGGCCGGGCCGAGGCTGCTCGTCGTGCACACGTCCTCGAACAAGGTGGCGAACGCCGTGGCGCCGACATCCCCCATGTCGTTTCTTGGCTGGTCCCGGTGCCTGTGGCTGGTGATCTTCCTGGCCCTGTTCACCTGTGTGTCCCTCCTCACCGTGTTCTCCACGGCGCGCGcctcggccgcggcggcgtACCAGGCGACGCTGTTCACGgtcaccgccgccgcggcttcgggcggcggcggcggaggaggcgccgccGTCGCGGAGGCTGGCCTGCCGCTGTACGTGTTCGACGCGCTGGTGCagtacgcggcggcggcggggaactCGTCGGGGTGCATGCCGGAGCCGGACGTGCGCGCGATCGCGTCGGtgctgcggcggcgcgcgccGTGCAACATGCTGGTGTTCGGGCTGGGCGCGGAGACGCCGCTGTGGCGGGCGCTGAACCACGGCGGGCGCACCGTGTTCCTGGACGAGAACCCCTACTACGTGGCGCACCTGGAGGGCAAGCACCCGGGGCTGGAGGCCTACGACGTGGCCTACGCCACGGCGGTGCGCGAGCTCCCCGACCTCCTcgacgccgcccgcgccgcgcgcgccgccgagtGCCGCCCCGTCCAGAACCTGCTCTTCTCCGAGTGCCGCCTCGCCATCAACGACCTCCCcaaccagctctacgacgtcgCCTGGGACATCATCCTCGTCGACGGCCCGCGCGG GTTCACGGAGGGGTCGCCGGGGAGGATGTCGGCGATCTACTCGGCGGCGGTGATGGCGCGGACCAAGGGCGCGGAGACGGAGGTGCTGGTGCACGACTACGAGCGGGAGGTGGAGCGCGCGTGCGGGCGGGAGTTCCTGTGCGAGGAGAACCGGGTGACGGGGACCACCACGCCGTCGCTCGGGCACTTCCtcgtccgcggcggcggcgccgccaacCGGGAGGCCTTCTGCGGCCCGCCAGCCAAGAAATCCAACTAA